In Pseudonocardia cypriaca, a single genomic region encodes these proteins:
- a CDS encoding nuclear transport factor 2 family protein yields the protein MTIDQNKASVKKLVEGLGTNGSPDAFDLLHENAVWTVMTDAATFPVSGDMSKPAFVEHMKRFHDSLPSGIRMSVTSVIADEANASVEATSNALLANGKRLNQVYHFAFELDNGKIVAAREYIDTARALSAFSE from the coding sequence ATGACGATCGACCAGAACAAGGCTTCCGTCAAGAAGCTGGTCGAAGGCCTAGGCACGAACGGCAGTCCCGACGCCTTCGACCTTCTTCACGAGAACGCGGTGTGGACCGTCATGACCGACGCTGCCACTTTCCCGGTCTCCGGCGACATGTCGAAGCCCGCGTTCGTCGAACACATGAAGAGGTTCCACGACTCGCTGCCCAGCGGTATACGCATGTCGGTGACGAGCGTGATCGCAGATGAGGCCAATGCGTCGGTGGAGGCCACCTCGAACGCACTCCTCGCCAACGGGAAGCGCCTCAATCAGGTGTACCACTTCGCATTCGAACTGGACAACGGCAAGATCGTCGCAGCACGCGAATACATCGATACGGCCCGCGCCCTCTCCGCGTTCTCCGAGTGA
- a CDS encoding ArsR/SmtB family transcription factor, whose product MSAPDLPTMCAALSDPTRWEILTRLGQGAMSASALARVLPVSRQAIGKHLEVLREVGLVESEQRGREVVYLVVGARLSSLARELDLIGRSWESRLLSIKQLAEQDPPPRP is encoded by the coding sequence ATGAGCGCGCCGGACCTCCCGACCATGTGCGCAGCGCTGAGCGACCCGACCCGCTGGGAGATCCTCACGCGGCTCGGTCAGGGCGCGATGTCGGCCTCCGCCCTGGCCCGGGTCCTCCCGGTGAGCAGGCAGGCCATCGGCAAGCACCTCGAGGTGCTGCGTGAGGTCGGGCTCGTCGAGTCGGAGCAGCGCGGGCGCGAGGTCGTCTACCTCGTCGTCGGCGCCCGGCTGAGCTCGCTCGCCCGAGAGCTGGACCTGATCGGCCGGTCCTGGGAGAGCCGCCTGCTGTCGATCAAGCAACTGGCCGAGCAGGACCCGCCCCCTCGGCCCTGA
- a CDS encoding AraC family transcriptional regulator has protein sequence MDGLTNLLDGPRGRGAFLQRTVMEPPWSFRMADDAPLGLVAVLRGTAWITPDAGEAREVGAGSVSLVRALTPLTIASAPDVPPTVNWLPGGRRTTTDGADLGEAMALGVRTWGNDPDGSTVLLMGCYQLRGEINRRVVDALPPLVVLEREHWDSPLPSMLGEEIRTELPGQQAVLDRLFDLLLVSVLRTWFSRAEASAPGWYAAHRDPVVGRALRLLHEDPARPWTVADLAAESGASRSVLARRFADLVGSPPMSYLKQWRLARTADLLLDPGLTLDSIARRVGYSDGLALSSAFKAARGVSPRQYRETRSDG, from the coding sequence GTGGACGGGCTGACGAACCTGCTGGACGGTCCCCGCGGCCGTGGCGCGTTCCTGCAGCGGACCGTGATGGAGCCGCCCTGGTCGTTCCGGATGGCCGACGACGCACCGCTGGGCCTGGTGGCGGTGCTCCGGGGCACGGCGTGGATCACCCCGGACGCCGGCGAGGCGCGCGAGGTCGGCGCCGGCTCGGTGTCGCTGGTCAGGGCCCTGACCCCGCTGACGATCGCGAGCGCCCCGGACGTACCTCCGACCGTGAACTGGCTGCCCGGAGGACGTCGGACGACCACCGACGGTGCCGACCTGGGCGAGGCCATGGCGCTCGGGGTGCGGACCTGGGGCAACGACCCTGACGGATCCACGGTGCTGCTGATGGGCTGCTACCAACTGCGCGGCGAGATCAACCGGCGGGTGGTCGACGCGTTGCCGCCGCTGGTCGTGCTCGAGCGCGAGCACTGGGATTCCCCCCTCCCCTCGATGCTCGGCGAGGAGATCAGGACCGAGCTGCCCGGCCAGCAGGCGGTCCTGGACCGGCTCTTCGACCTGCTGCTGGTCTCGGTGCTCCGCACGTGGTTCAGCCGGGCCGAGGCGAGCGCGCCCGGCTGGTACGCCGCCCACCGGGACCCGGTTGTCGGCCGGGCGCTGCGCCTGCTGCACGAGGATCCGGCCCGGCCGTGGACGGTGGCCGACCTGGCCGCCGAGTCCGGCGCCTCCCGCTCGGTGCTGGCCCGACGGTTCGCCGACCTGGTGGGCTCGCCCCCGATGTCGTACCTCAAACAGTGGCGGCTGGCCCGCACCGCGGACCTGCTGCTCGACCCCGGCCTCACGCTGGACAGCATCGCCCGACGGGTCGGGTACAGCGACGGGCTCGCCCTGAGCAGCGCATTCAAGGCAGCCCGTGGGGTCAGCCCCCGCCAGTACCGGGAGACCCGGTCCGACGGGTGA
- a CDS encoding putative quinol monooxygenase: MWIIAGFIEVDDDERDLFVEAHRDLVERARQAPGCLDLAITADPIDPRRINNYERWESWDAIEAWRARADAPDTGIAMRNVDVMAFEVASTRPPF; encoded by the coding sequence ATGTGGATCATTGCCGGCTTCATCGAGGTCGATGACGACGAGCGGGACCTCTTCGTCGAGGCACACCGCGATCTCGTCGAACGGGCCCGCCAGGCGCCGGGCTGCCTCGACCTGGCCATCACGGCCGACCCGATCGATCCTCGACGGATCAACAACTACGAGCGGTGGGAGTCGTGGGACGCGATCGAGGCGTGGCGGGCGCGAGCTGACGCTCCGGACACGGGCATCGCGATGCGCAACGTCGACGTGATGGCCTTCGAGGTGGCCAGCACCCGTCCTCCCTTCTGA
- a CDS encoding MFS transporter, which yields MYIEAVEPTIGTGPTEEQRDITPTVRAPAPRTRSGFVLALACAAMAIVGIDTAIVNVALASIQHDLGIDHGTLQWVVVAYGLLLGGFLLLGGRLADQLGRRRVFVAGVAIFTGASLLAGITQDAGLLIVARGVQGFGAALTVPAALSLLAVTFAEGPERDRAVGLFGAVGGLAGTVGVVLGGLLAAGPGWRWAFFINVPVGIALLVAALVFLSADRAGERAPRLDVGGAITVTGGLLLFVFALHHAAGHGWFTSSTLALFAAAAALLAVFVRIEARSAAPLVPAALLRNRTVVAANLTAFLAFSALLSFIFIGSLLMQQALAYSPAITGLAWLSTTVTVFVAAMAGARFVARVGVRRLLIIGLSLVAIGALWLARVPAEAGYVTDLLPAFLLAGVGFGFCGPALQLGALSGVSRSDAGLASGLVETMREIGGAAGVAGVSTVLVAGSDLDSFHTAFTVVGVMAFLGVVVAATGFARSAVRVGETS from the coding sequence ATGTACATCGAAGCGGTCGAGCCGACCATCGGCACCGGTCCCACGGAGGAACAACGGGACATCACGCCCACCGTGCGCGCTCCGGCGCCGCGGACCAGATCGGGTTTCGTGCTCGCACTGGCCTGTGCCGCGATGGCGATCGTGGGTATCGACACCGCGATCGTGAACGTGGCACTGGCCTCGATCCAGCACGACCTCGGCATCGATCACGGCACGCTGCAGTGGGTGGTCGTGGCCTACGGCCTGCTTCTGGGCGGGTTCCTCCTGCTCGGCGGGCGGCTGGCCGACCAGCTGGGACGGCGGCGGGTCTTCGTGGCCGGCGTCGCCATCTTCACGGGTGCGTCGCTCCTGGCGGGGATCACGCAGGATGCCGGTCTGTTGATCGTGGCGCGTGGGGTCCAGGGGTTCGGTGCGGCGCTCACCGTGCCGGCAGCGCTCTCGTTGCTGGCAGTCACGTTCGCGGAAGGACCCGAACGCGACCGAGCGGTGGGCCTCTTCGGAGCTGTCGGCGGCCTCGCCGGCACCGTCGGGGTGGTTCTGGGCGGGCTGCTGGCCGCCGGTCCCGGCTGGCGCTGGGCGTTCTTCATCAACGTGCCGGTCGGGATCGCGCTGCTCGTGGCCGCCCTGGTGTTCCTGTCCGCGGACCGGGCCGGTGAGCGCGCTCCGCGCCTCGACGTCGGCGGGGCCATCACGGTGACCGGCGGCCTGCTGCTGTTCGTCTTCGCGTTGCACCACGCCGCGGGCCACGGCTGGTTCACCTCGTCCACCCTTGCCCTGTTCGCCGCGGCCGCTGCGCTGCTGGCCGTGTTCGTCCGGATCGAGGCACGTTCGGCCGCCCCGCTCGTGCCCGCCGCGCTTCTGCGGAACCGCACGGTGGTGGCCGCGAACCTGACCGCCTTCCTCGCGTTCTCCGCGCTGCTGTCGTTCATCTTCATCGGTTCGCTGCTGATGCAGCAGGCCCTTGCCTACTCGCCGGCGATCACGGGTCTGGCATGGCTGTCCACGACGGTCACCGTGTTCGTGGCCGCCATGGCGGGCGCCCGGTTCGTCGCACGGGTCGGGGTGCGGCGACTGCTGATCATCGGTCTGTCGCTGGTCGCCATCGGCGCGTTGTGGCTGGCCAGGGTCCCCGCTGAGGCCGGCTACGTCACGGACCTGCTGCCTGCCTTCCTGCTCGCCGGGGTCGGCTTCGGGTTCTGCGGGCCCGCTCTGCAGCTCGGCGCCCTGTCCGGGGTGTCGCGGTCGGATGCGGGGCTGGCGTCCGGCCTCGTGGAGACGATGCGCGAGATCGGCGGCGCCGCCGGGGTGGCGGGGGTGTCCACCGTGCTCGTCGCAGGCTCCGACCTGGACAGCTTCCACACCGCCTTCACGGTCGTCGGCGTCATGGCCTTCCTCGGCGTGGTCGTCGCAGCCACCGGATTCGCACGGTCGGCCGTGCGAGTCGGAGAGACGTCGTGA
- a CDS encoding winged helix-turn-helix transcriptional regulator → MTGHRSYGEACGIAHALDLVGERWALLIVRDLLLGPKRFSDIQAGLPAAGPTILAQRLRHLESVGVVQRRTLPPPAGSRVYELTTWGTELGPLLLRLGSWGASSPVVPMRGGIGADSTMLRLQSTFTPDHRQPWTARYEFHLGHDRFTAQVADGALVEIARGTAPDRPDAVVETTPTTLDELIGHQKELTEAVGAGEATVTGDLAATRRLLEALG, encoded by the coding sequence GTGACCGGTCACCGCAGCTACGGGGAGGCGTGCGGCATCGCGCACGCACTCGACCTCGTCGGCGAGCGCTGGGCCCTGCTGATCGTGCGCGACCTGCTGCTGGGGCCGAAGCGCTTCAGCGACATCCAGGCCGGGCTGCCCGCCGCCGGGCCGACGATCCTCGCCCAGCGGCTGCGCCACCTCGAATCGGTCGGTGTCGTGCAACGGCGCACACTCCCGCCCCCGGCCGGGTCCCGGGTCTACGAGCTCACCACATGGGGAACCGAGCTCGGCCCGCTCCTGCTGCGCCTCGGCTCCTGGGGCGCGTCCTCGCCAGTGGTCCCGATGCGCGGCGGGATCGGCGCGGACTCGACCATGCTGCGGCTGCAGTCGACGTTCACGCCCGACCACCGGCAGCCGTGGACGGCGCGGTACGAGTTCCACCTCGGCCACGACCGCTTCACGGCGCAGGTGGCCGACGGAGCGCTCGTCGAGATCGCCCGCGGTACCGCGCCCGACCGCCCGGACGCGGTCGTCGAGACGACCCCCACCACGCTCGACGAGCTGATCGGTCACCAGAAGGAGCTGACCGAAGCAGTCGGGGCAGGCGAGGCGACCGTCACCGGCGACCTCGCTGCGACCCGTCGCCTCCTGGAGGCCCTCGGCTGA
- a CDS encoding ATPase has product MSDTTYTEAELAELDSIARRIDIDAPADRVWELVARPGWYINDGTVEAEPDLRYEGDVAVVTQPGQGEFRFRTVQLDKPRYAAFRWLSTPFRAVSEGTLVEFWIDERAGGGVTLRVLESGFSTLSEDPATWLKEREGNDRGWTEELAAGKAFVESGAAHADTGS; this is encoded by the coding sequence ATGAGCGACACCACGTACACCGAGGCGGAGCTGGCCGAGCTCGACAGCATCGCTCGCCGGATCGACATCGACGCACCGGCCGATCGAGTCTGGGAACTCGTCGCGCGGCCCGGCTGGTACATCAACGACGGCACCGTCGAGGCCGAGCCCGACCTGCGGTACGAGGGCGACGTCGCGGTCGTGACGCAACCGGGACAAGGCGAGTTCCGGTTCCGGACCGTGCAGCTGGACAAGCCGCGCTATGCCGCGTTCCGTTGGCTGAGCACGCCGTTCCGCGCCGTCTCCGAGGGGACGCTCGTCGAGTTCTGGATCGACGAACGAGCCGGCGGCGGGGTGACGTTGCGCGTCCTCGAGAGCGGGTTCTCCACCCTCTCCGAAGACCCGGCGACCTGGCTGAAGGAGCGCGAGGGCAACGACCGCGGCTGGACGGAGGAGCTGGCCGCCGGGAAGGCGTTCGTCGAGTCCGGGGCGGCGCACGCAGACACGGGGTCATGA
- a CDS encoding NmrA family transcriptional regulator, with protein MTTESAQTTLVVGGTGTTGRRVAARLTALGRPVQIGTRSSSPRFDWDDADTWAPALDGVGAAYLTYAPDLGMPEAADRIRRFAELARSTGAHRLVLLAGRGQHGHAPAERAVQESGLEWTVVRSAWFAQNFSEGFLAGLVADGTVPVPAGDALEPFLDVDDLADVVVTALTEDGHDGEVYELTGPRLLGFADAAAEISRARDAHVAYLPIAEAEFAAALTADGTPASLTDVLCEVFAELREGDNAGTTDDVERVLGRPPRDFAAFAAAAAAGGAWSSAAVRS; from the coding sequence ATGACTACCGAGAGCGCACAGACCACCCTCGTGGTGGGAGGAACCGGCACGACGGGCCGCCGGGTGGCGGCACGGCTCACGGCCCTCGGGCGCCCGGTCCAGATCGGGACCCGGTCGTCGAGCCCCAGGTTCGACTGGGACGACGCGGACACGTGGGCGCCTGCCCTCGACGGGGTGGGCGCGGCCTACCTGACCTACGCACCCGACCTGGGCATGCCCGAGGCGGCGGACCGGATCCGCAGGTTCGCAGAGCTCGCCAGGAGCACCGGCGCACACCGCCTGGTGCTGCTGGCCGGACGTGGTCAGCACGGCCACGCTCCCGCCGAACGGGCCGTGCAGGAGTCCGGTCTGGAGTGGACCGTGGTGCGGTCCGCGTGGTTCGCCCAGAACTTCAGCGAGGGCTTCCTCGCCGGCCTGGTCGCCGACGGCACGGTTCCGGTACCGGCCGGAGATGCCCTCGAACCGTTCCTCGACGTCGACGATCTCGCCGACGTCGTCGTCACGGCGCTCACCGAGGACGGCCACGATGGCGAGGTCTACGAGCTCACCGGTCCGCGGCTGCTCGGGTTCGCCGACGCTGCCGCCGAGATCTCCCGGGCACGAGACGCGCACGTGGCCTACCTCCCGATCGCCGAGGCGGAATTCGCCGCCGCCCTGACCGCGGACGGCACGCCTGCCTCGCTCACCGACGTGCTGTGCGAGGTGTTCGCCGAGCTCCGCGAGGGTGACAACGCCGGCACCACCGATGACGTCGAGCGCGTCCTGGGCCGGCCGCCGCGCGACTTCGCCGCGTTCGCCGCCGCAGCCGCGGCCGGTGGCGCCTGGTCCTCCGCTGCGGTCCGATCCTGA
- a CDS encoding SDR family oxidoreductase yields MAGLSGRTALVTGGSRGIGRAIALRLAADGARVAVHYGKNGAAADEVVEAIERDGGQAFGVRAELGVDGDVDTLFGGLAARMGDAPLDILVNNAGVLEAPPFEQVSREVFDRSFAVNVRAPFFITQRAVGLLSDGGRIINISSAVTRIASTFFQYTMTKGAIEALGLTLAQSLGRRGITVNSVAPGITDTDMGSWVHGAPGLKEEIEASSALGRLGQPADVADVVAFLASDDARWVTGVTLDASGGTWLGPRGEAA; encoded by the coding sequence ATGGCGGGGTTGAGCGGCAGGACGGCGCTGGTCACGGGTGGGTCGCGGGGAATAGGGAGGGCGATCGCGCTCAGGTTGGCCGCCGACGGCGCCCGGGTCGCGGTGCACTACGGCAAGAACGGCGCGGCGGCGGACGAGGTCGTCGAGGCCATCGAACGCGACGGTGGGCAGGCGTTCGGCGTGCGGGCGGAGCTGGGCGTCGACGGCGACGTGGACACATTGTTCGGCGGGCTCGCAGCCAGAATGGGCGACGCTCCGCTGGACATCCTCGTCAACAACGCCGGGGTCCTCGAGGCTCCGCCCTTCGAGCAGGTCTCCCGGGAGGTGTTCGACCGCTCGTTCGCGGTGAACGTGCGGGCGCCGTTCTTCATCACGCAGCGGGCCGTCGGGCTACTGTCGGACGGCGGCCGCATCATCAACATCTCCTCGGCGGTCACCCGGATCGCATCGACGTTCTTCCAGTACACGATGACCAAGGGTGCGATCGAGGCGCTCGGCCTGACGTTGGCCCAGTCGCTCGGGCGGCGGGGAATCACCGTCAACTCGGTCGCGCCGGGGATCACCGACACCGACATGGGCTCGTGGGTGCACGGCGCCCCGGGGCTGAAGGAGGAGATCGAGGCGTCGAGCGCGTTGGGTCGGCTCGGACAGCCGGCCGACGTGGCAGACGTCGTCGCCTTCCTCGCTTCGGACGACGCCCGCTGGGTCACCGGCGTGACCCTCGACGCCAGCGGCGGGACCTGGCTCGGACCCCGCGGTGAGGCGGCGTGA
- a CDS encoding GntR family transcriptional regulator → MLYVDKFSPVPFYRQIKNQVRDAVDTGIWVAGRKLPSERELLTTLGVSRITVRQAFSELVAEGYLTSSPGRGFFVAARSPAQELHALVSHTEAMREGGVEPSSRVLTCEVQAASPAVARGLGVSPGAEVVYLHRVRLADSVPLTIQQVWLPHAVVPGLAEVDFTTASLFELLRERYQVQPARAETVISARPADPDEAGELELGEPAIALTVDQLTFDEDDRVVEFSRSVHNPLRLPVRISQSVATRSGAAGLLARASVERR, encoded by the coding sequence GTGTTGTATGTCGACAAGTTCTCCCCGGTCCCCTTCTACCGGCAGATCAAGAACCAGGTCCGGGACGCGGTGGACACCGGCATCTGGGTGGCGGGTCGCAAGCTGCCGTCCGAGCGGGAGCTCTTGACGACGCTCGGCGTCAGCCGGATCACCGTTCGCCAGGCGTTCAGCGAGCTGGTGGCGGAGGGCTACCTGACGAGCTCGCCCGGCCGGGGCTTCTTCGTCGCGGCACGGTCCCCGGCGCAGGAGCTCCACGCCCTGGTCAGTCACACGGAGGCCATGCGTGAGGGTGGAGTGGAGCCGTCCAGCCGGGTGCTCACCTGTGAGGTGCAGGCGGCGTCACCAGCTGTGGCGCGAGGGTTGGGCGTGTCGCCGGGCGCGGAAGTCGTCTACCTGCACCGGGTTCGGCTGGCCGACTCCGTCCCGCTGACGATCCAGCAGGTGTGGCTGCCGCATGCCGTGGTGCCGGGTCTCGCCGAGGTGGACTTCACGACAGCATCGCTGTTCGAGCTGCTGCGAGAGCGCTACCAGGTGCAGCCGGCTCGAGCAGAAACGGTGATCAGTGCCCGTCCCGCCGATCCGGACGAGGCCGGCGAGCTGGAGCTCGGCGAACCCGCCATCGCCCTGACGGTGGATCAGCTCACGTTCGACGAGGACGACCGGGTCGTCGAGTTCTCGCGCTCGGTCCACAACCCGCTGCGCCTGCCGGTGCGCATCAGCCAG
- a CDS encoding NAD(P)-binding domain-containing protein: MARVAVVGAGPSGLAQLHAFEEARRGGAEVPEVVCFEKQSDWGGLWNYTWRTGLDQYGDPVHGSMYRYLWSNGPKECLEFADYTFDEHFGKPIPSFPPREVLFDYITGRAKKSNVRQNIQFDTAVRWISFDPVRDTFEVTVESRPTGSTRTEEFDNVIVATGHFSSPNVPEYPGFATFPGRVLHAHDFRDAQEFAGKDLLVIGSSYSAEDIALQSKKYGARSVTICYRNAPMGFGWPEGISEVPKLDRLEGRTAHFVDGTTRDVDAIVLCTGYRHWFPFIEDNLRLRTDNVLYPSDLYKGVVWTANPKLMYLGMQDQYYTFNMFDAQAWFARDVVLGRIPLPARGEMERDIASWRERQDTLGGPADDIDFQTDYVRDLLEDVDYAAFDLDLVREHFNTWEHHKEESITGYRDKSFSSPCTGTTGPVHHTPWWDEPDDSLGAFLRTDA; the protein is encoded by the coding sequence ATGGCACGAGTGGCCGTCGTCGGTGCTGGCCCGAGCGGCCTGGCCCAGCTGCACGCCTTCGAGGAGGCACGGCGGGGTGGGGCAGAGGTCCCCGAGGTCGTCTGCTTCGAGAAGCAGAGCGACTGGGGCGGCTTGTGGAACTACACCTGGCGTACCGGGCTCGACCAGTACGGCGACCCCGTGCACGGGAGCATGTACCGCTACCTGTGGTCGAACGGGCCGAAGGAATGCCTGGAGTTCGCCGACTACACGTTCGACGAACACTTCGGCAAGCCGATCCCGTCGTTCCCGCCGCGTGAGGTGCTCTTCGACTACATCACCGGGCGGGCGAAGAAGAGCAACGTGCGTCAGAACATCCAGTTCGACACCGCCGTCCGGTGGATCTCCTTCGACCCCGTCCGTGACACCTTCGAGGTGACCGTGGAGTCCCGCCCCACCGGCTCCACCCGCACCGAGGAGTTCGACAACGTCATCGTCGCGACCGGTCACTTCTCCAGCCCGAACGTGCCCGAGTACCCCGGGTTCGCGACCTTCCCCGGGCGCGTGCTGCACGCCCACGACTTCAGGGACGCGCAGGAGTTCGCCGGCAAGGATCTGCTCGTCATCGGCAGCAGCTACTCGGCGGAGGACATCGCACTGCAGTCGAAGAAGTACGGGGCCCGCTCCGTCACGATCTGCTACCGCAACGCCCCCATGGGCTTCGGCTGGCCGGAGGGGATCTCCGAGGTGCCGAAGCTCGATCGCCTGGAGGGCAGGACCGCGCACTTCGTCGACGGGACCACCCGTGACGTGGACGCGATCGTGCTGTGCACCGGATACCGGCACTGGTTCCCGTTCATCGAGGACAACCTGCGGCTGCGCACGGACAACGTCCTCTACCCGTCCGACCTCTACAAGGGTGTGGTCTGGACCGCTAACCCGAAGCTGATGTACCTCGGGATGCAGGACCAGTACTACACGTTCAACATGTTCGACGCGCAGGCGTGGTTCGCCCGCGACGTCGTGCTCGGCCGGATCCCGCTGCCTGCGCGGGGGGAGATGGAGCGCGATATCGCGTCGTGGCGGGAGCGCCAGGACACCCTCGGCGGCCCCGCGGACGACATCGACTTCCAGACCGACTACGTGCGCGACCTGCTCGAGGACGTCGACTACGCGGCGTTCGACCTCGACCTGGTCCGCGAGCACTTCAACACGTGGGAGCACCACAAGGAGGAGAGCATCACCGGCTACCGGGACAAGTCGTTCTCCTCGCCGTGCACGGGCACCACCGGTCCCGTGCACCACACGCCGTGGTGGGACGAGCCCGACGACTCACTGGGAGCGTTCCTGCGAACCGATGCGTGA
- a CDS encoding SDR family NAD(P)-dependent oxidoreductase: MITGAGSGIGRALAVELSARGARLALSDRNGDALAATARRCGPSSGDLRTDVVDVTDRPAVMSYADSVAGDLEPVDVVFSVAGVLHTGSVLASSFVDVEEVFAVNYWGVVNTTKAFLPHVTKAEHGHIVTISSVFGLMTAPRYSAYCASKFAVRAFTESLRQEMIIDRKPVSVTCVYPGGIRTPIMRNGLFAAGEDRTAVTNSFDRVVARTSPERAATRILRGVERRRARVLVGADARVIGGLLRGLGDAYPHVIPSLARLTRILRGSAPG, encoded by the coding sequence GTGATCACCGGAGCGGGTTCGGGCATCGGCCGCGCCTTGGCCGTCGAACTGTCGGCGCGCGGCGCCCGGTTGGCGTTGTCCGATCGGAACGGCGACGCCCTCGCCGCAACAGCACGCCGTTGCGGACCCTCCTCGGGCGATCTCCGAACAGATGTGGTCGACGTGACCGACCGTCCCGCCGTGATGAGCTACGCGGATTCGGTTGCCGGCGATCTCGAACCCGTCGACGTGGTCTTCTCCGTTGCGGGCGTACTCCACACCGGGAGCGTGCTCGCCTCGAGCTTCGTGGACGTCGAGGAGGTGTTCGCCGTGAACTACTGGGGCGTCGTGAACACCACCAAGGCGTTCCTACCCCATGTGACGAAGGCGGAGCACGGCCACATCGTGACGATCTCGAGCGTTTTCGGGCTGATGACAGCGCCTCGTTACAGCGCCTACTGCGCTTCCAAGTTCGCAGTCCGCGCTTTCACCGAGTCGCTGCGGCAGGAGATGATAATCGACCGCAAGCCGGTCTCGGTGACCTGCGTCTACCCCGGTGGCATTCGGACGCCCATCATGCGCAACGGCCTGTTCGCAGCCGGAGAGGATCGGACCGCTGTCACGAACTCGTTCGACCGGGTTGTCGCGCGGACATCTCCGGAGCGGGCGGCGACGAGGATACTGCGCGGGGTCGAGCGGCGGCGGGCTCGCGTACTCGTGGGCGCCGACGCTCGTGTCATCGGTGGCCTCCTACGCGGACTGGGCGACGCGTACCCGCACGTGATCCCGTCGCTCGCACGCCTCACGCGCATCCTCCGCGGATCCGCGCCCGGCTGA